One Streptomyces sp. B21-105 genomic region harbors:
- a CDS encoding alpha/beta fold hydrolase: MLRHWPAFSRFLLRHQVADPSVWQAGELAEFSAAAQAGAHAGQAMFWQYVVREIPALLRGTWRGQRLTVPTLLLGGERDNVIPLSMLAGGESHADDLTVRIVPGVGHFLPQESPQVVAKPPHSPTKISRRSAH; this comes from the coding sequence GTGCTGCGCCACTGGCCTGCGTTCAGTCGCTTCCTGCTGCGGCACCAGGTCGCCGACCCGTCGGTCTGGCAAGCCGGCGAGCTTGCGGAGTTCAGCGCCGCGGCCCAGGCCGGCGCGCATGCCGGGCAGGCCATGTTCTGGCAGTACGTGGTCCGAGAGATCCCCGCGCTGCTGCGCGGCACATGGCGCGGGCAGCGGCTGACCGTCCCGACCCTGCTGCTGGGCGGCGAGCGGGACAACGTGATCCCGCTATCCATGCTGGCCGGAGGCGAGAGCCACGCAGACGACCTCACCGTACGGATCGTGCCGGGCGTCGGCCACTTCCTGCCTCAGGAGAGTCCTCAAGTGGTCGCTAAACCCCCGCACTCACCGACCAAGATCAGTCGCAGGTCGGCCCATTAG
- a CDS encoding MSMEG_1061 family FMN-dependent PPOX-type flavoprotein: MTTSLASSAFDSLRLDAVPDQDALRRVYELPKDTAVRKQMTELTEQARRLIGCSSLVLVASADAEGNCDVSPRGGPAGFVSVLDARTVAIPDATGNKRLDTLQNVIATGRAGLLFVIPGRITTLRVNGRACVSTRPELLSQLTAVGKPPASALVLGIEEVYPHCPKSLLRSGAWKPEQWLSADAQPTSAEVTLAQLRMPELTIADIEQAEADSLKYRYE; encoded by the coding sequence ATGACGACATCCCTTGCTAGCAGTGCCTTCGACTCGCTCCGCCTCGACGCCGTGCCCGATCAGGACGCGTTGCGCCGGGTCTACGAGCTGCCCAAGGACACGGCCGTACGCAAGCAGATGACCGAACTCACCGAGCAGGCCCGGCGGTTGATCGGCTGCTCTTCGCTGGTCCTGGTCGCGAGCGCGGACGCCGAGGGTAACTGTGACGTTTCCCCGCGCGGCGGCCCCGCCGGGTTCGTCTCCGTCCTGGACGCGCGGACGGTGGCGATACCGGACGCGACCGGCAACAAGCGTCTGGATACCCTGCAGAACGTCATCGCCACCGGACGGGCCGGGCTGCTGTTCGTCATCCCAGGGCGGATAACGACGCTCAGGGTGAACGGCCGGGCCTGCGTCTCCACCCGCCCGGAGCTGCTGTCGCAGCTGACCGCCGTGGGCAAGCCGCCGGCCAGTGCGCTGGTGCTGGGGATCGAGGAGGTCTACCCGCACTGCCCCAAGTCGCTCCTGCGCAGCGGAGCCTGGAAGCCGGAGCAGTGGCTGTCGGCGGACGCCCAGCCGACCTCTGCTGAGGTGACGCTGGCCCAGCTGCGGATGCCGGAGCTGACGATCGCTGACATCGAGCAGGCGGAAGCGGACTCGCTGAAGTACCGGTACGAGTAA
- a CDS encoding GmrSD restriction endonuclease domain-containing protein — protein sequence MQAKETLFADLVQGRAQQFQVPLYQRTYSWTERQLGQLWADILEQAELLESGDGASTHFLGSVVLAPSPQNEATFPRWLVVDGQQRLTTLSLALAAIRDHIADAQPDEAERIDEEYLINKRKNGTDHFRLLPTQADRPQFAAHVRGPLGTQAGGGNVGTAYGFFRRKLLEAEDPAAPQDVFRIEQAITSRLTLVAVTAERGDNVHRIFESLNNTGLKLSQADLLRNYLFMRMPTRGEHVYETYWLPLQNSLSNDELEQLMWLQLVLGGDDRVRRQDLYASQQQHFERREITEAEIEAYIRDLHHRGALFRRLLHPEEEQDPAVRAHLRRLDTWQAQVTYPALMLLLDRRERGEIGSSDTARAMSYIESFLVRRMICRVPTNNLNRVFQAVPGQLPLDVPVADGLHQLLSADNRFWPDDDELRGKIRSAPFYQYGRWHQRKMVLQRLEESHGHPEPVDFASAQLTIEHVLPQSAGDEWMRMLSEDAAATETAEELHARLRHTLGNLTLTAVNSELSNHPFERKQDLLKGSHLEMNRRIAATDRWGAQEILARADDLAERAISLWPAPLRGIGRAERSRDWQLAHQVLAALPHGTWTSYGDLAAFLGSGAQAVGNHLAATPGVANAHRVLTSDGKVSDGFRWTSPGEGGDVRARLTADGLRFTVNGAADPAQRITADDLALLLTGVDDTQADGDTAQRTVQGQSEETRADRFFRQLAADDSPATVDAVRALLTRWEELGGWVGHGAGQAITSAFLMLGEAGAPGRGIWPLTLYPGGGRGGTAEVVFQHLAAREPFTDRGLRAELLRRLNELKGVDIPEGKLELRPNFRLSLLEENHNRQLLAETLAWFRGCWDARNVI from the coding sequence ATGCAGGCGAAGGAGACCCTGTTCGCCGATCTCGTGCAGGGCAGGGCCCAGCAGTTCCAGGTGCCGCTCTATCAGCGGACGTACTCCTGGACCGAGCGGCAACTCGGACAGCTGTGGGCCGACATCCTGGAGCAGGCCGAGCTGCTGGAGTCCGGGGACGGAGCTAGCACCCACTTCCTGGGCTCCGTCGTCCTGGCGCCTTCCCCGCAGAACGAGGCGACGTTCCCTCGATGGCTCGTCGTCGACGGTCAGCAGCGGCTGACGACGCTGTCACTCGCTCTGGCCGCGATCCGCGACCACATCGCGGACGCCCAGCCGGACGAGGCCGAGCGCATCGACGAGGAATACCTGATCAACAAGCGCAAGAACGGCACCGACCATTTCCGGCTGCTGCCGACGCAGGCCGACCGGCCACAGTTCGCCGCGCACGTCCGTGGTCCGCTCGGAACACAGGCAGGCGGCGGAAACGTCGGCACGGCCTACGGCTTCTTCCGCCGCAAACTCCTCGAAGCGGAAGATCCGGCCGCCCCGCAGGACGTGTTCCGCATCGAGCAGGCCATCACGTCCAGGCTCACTCTGGTCGCGGTGACCGCCGAACGCGGCGACAACGTCCACCGCATCTTCGAGTCCCTCAACAACACCGGTCTCAAGCTCAGCCAAGCCGACCTGCTGCGCAACTACCTCTTCATGCGGATGCCCACCCGTGGCGAGCACGTCTACGAGACCTACTGGCTGCCGCTGCAGAACAGCCTGAGCAACGACGAACTCGAACAGCTCATGTGGCTCCAGTTGGTGCTGGGCGGGGACGACCGTGTGCGCCGTCAAGACCTGTACGCGTCTCAGCAACAGCACTTCGAGCGCCGCGAGATCACCGAAGCGGAGATCGAGGCGTACATCAGGGACTTGCACCACCGCGGCGCGCTGTTCCGTCGCCTGCTCCACCCCGAGGAGGAGCAGGACCCCGCCGTCCGTGCCCACTTGCGCCGTTTGGACACCTGGCAGGCCCAGGTCACCTACCCCGCTCTGATGCTGCTGCTGGACCGACGTGAGCGCGGAGAGATCGGCTCCTCGGACACCGCCCGAGCGATGTCGTACATCGAGAGCTTCCTGGTGCGCCGGATGATCTGCCGGGTGCCGACGAACAACCTCAATCGCGTTTTTCAGGCCGTGCCCGGACAGCTGCCGCTGGATGTACCCGTGGCCGACGGACTGCATCAGTTGCTCTCCGCGGACAATCGCTTCTGGCCGGACGACGACGAGTTGCGCGGGAAGATCCGGAGCGCGCCCTTCTACCAGTACGGGCGGTGGCACCAGCGCAAGATGGTGCTCCAGCGGCTGGAGGAAAGCCATGGGCACCCCGAACCGGTGGACTTCGCCTCCGCGCAGCTCACGATCGAACACGTGCTGCCCCAGTCCGCGGGGGACGAGTGGATGCGGATGCTGAGCGAGGACGCGGCCGCTACGGAAACCGCCGAGGAGTTGCACGCGCGGCTCCGGCATACGCTCGGCAACCTGACCCTCACGGCGGTCAACTCGGAACTGTCCAACCACCCGTTCGAGCGCAAGCAGGACCTGCTCAAGGGCAGCCACCTGGAGATGAACCGACGCATCGCCGCCACCGACCGGTGGGGCGCGCAGGAGATTCTGGCCCGCGCCGACGATCTCGCGGAGCGGGCGATCTCACTGTGGCCGGCCCCACTGCGCGGAATCGGCCGGGCAGAGCGCAGCCGCGACTGGCAGCTGGCCCATCAGGTACTCGCGGCGCTGCCTCACGGCACCTGGACGTCCTACGGTGACCTCGCCGCATTCCTCGGTTCGGGCGCGCAGGCCGTGGGGAACCATTTGGCCGCCACCCCGGGCGTGGCCAACGCCCATCGCGTGCTCACCTCCGACGGCAAGGTCTCCGACGGGTTCCGCTGGACGTCCCCGGGCGAGGGCGGCGACGTCCGCGCCCGGTTGACCGCGGACGGCCTCCGCTTCACGGTCAACGGCGCCGCCGATCCGGCCCAACGCATCACTGCCGACGATCTCGCCCTCCTGCTCACCGGCGTCGACGACACCCAGGCGGACGGCGACACGGCACAGCGCACGGTGCAAGGCCAGAGCGAGGAGACGCGCGCCGACCGGTTCTTCCGTCAGCTCGCGGCAGACGACTCCCCTGCAACGGTCGACGCGGTCCGTGCCCTCCTCACCCGTTGGGAGGAGCTCGGCGGATGGGTCGGCCACGGAGCCGGGCAGGCCATCACCAGCGCGTTCCTCATGCTCGGAGAGGCCGGGGCACCGGGCCGCGGCATCTGGCCGCTGACGCTCTACCCGGGCGGCGGACGCGGTGGCACGGCCGAGGTGGTGTTCCAGCACCTCGCCGCGCGTGAGCCGTTCACCGACCGCGGGCTGCGCGCCGAACTGCTGCGGCGGCTCAACGAGCTGAAGGGTGTCGACATCCCCGAGGGAAAGCTGGAACTGCGTCCCAACTTCCGTCTCTCCCTTCTGGAAGAGAACCACAACCGCCAGTTGCTGGCCGAGACACTCGCGTGGTTCCGTGGCTGCTGGGACGCCCGAAATGTGATCTGA
- a CDS encoding polymorphic toxin-type HINT domain-containing protein, giving the protein MADGSTKPISQVEVGDLVQAVDEITGETSISPVADVITGHGTKDLVTLSVDADGDGTSKKITATANHPFFVQGCGWVDAVQLNPGSRLSNPSGTAPKVTATSRTQAVRTVFNLTVAGTHTYYVVADGQSALVHNCARYIPKKRNVLNWWHPTRFSSKGAAIRHAKQVARTGGRCRYRGPCGSGNHVHVDFINRFGRIFRTNRYRW; this is encoded by the coding sequence ATGGCCGACGGCAGCACCAAGCCGATCAGCCAGGTCGAGGTCGGAGACCTGGTCCAGGCGGTGGACGAGATCACCGGTGAGACCTCGATCTCCCCGGTCGCAGACGTGATCACCGGTCACGGCACCAAGGACCTCGTCACCTTGTCCGTGGACGCGGACGGCGACGGCACGTCGAAGAAGATCACCGCGACCGCCAACCACCCGTTCTTCGTCCAGGGCTGCGGATGGGTCGACGCGGTCCAGCTGAACCCGGGCTCACGCCTGTCGAACCCCAGCGGGACCGCACCGAAGGTCACGGCCACCAGCCGCACGCAGGCGGTCCGCACCGTCTTCAACCTGACCGTCGCCGGCACCCACACCTATTACGTGGTGGCTGACGGACAGTCCGCGCTCGTCCACAACTGCGCCCGGTACATCCCCAAGAAGCGCAACGTACTGAACTGGTGGCATCCCACCCGATTCAGCAGCAAGGGTGCTGCGATCCGCCACGCCAAGCAGGTAGCGCGAACCGGAGGCCGCTGCCGATACCGGGGCCCCTGCGGCTCCGGCAACCACGTGCATGTCGACTTCATCAACCGATTCGGACGGATCTTCCGCACGAATCGCTACCGCTGGTGA
- a CDS encoding transposase family protein translates to MVIHPAALDLPHALVEWVTMLLITREGDRRCKLRPSQRAMVALVYLREHTTLAKIAAGFGISESTAHAYTSTVVDLLAERAPGLLKTLREHDPDFVLLDGTLAECDRVGDGRADYSHKHRRHGVNVQVVTDPGGQLLWLSPALPGRTHDLTAARTHRIIRICERQGVPILADLAYQGAGTWLTTGIKRRPLQELTPTERTLNQALAAARVPVERGVARLKSWRIFRRSRCSPNRMTSIAKAILTLERQR, encoded by the coding sequence TTGGTCATCCATCCTGCCGCACTCGACCTGCCGCATGCACTCGTGGAGTGGGTCACCATGCTGCTCATCACCCGTGAGGGCGACCGGCGCTGCAAGCTCCGTCCGTCCCAGCGCGCGATGGTGGCACTGGTGTACCTGCGCGAACACACCACCCTCGCGAAGATCGCCGCGGGGTTCGGGATCAGCGAGTCCACCGCCCACGCCTACACCAGCACGGTCGTCGACCTGCTGGCCGAACGTGCACCGGGTCTGCTGAAGACGCTGCGCGAGCACGACCCCGACTTCGTCCTGCTCGACGGCACCCTCGCCGAGTGCGACCGGGTCGGCGACGGCCGGGCCGACTACTCCCACAAACACCGGCGCCACGGCGTGAACGTGCAGGTCGTCACCGACCCCGGCGGCCAGCTGCTGTGGCTCTCGCCCGCCCTGCCGGGCCGCACCCATGACCTGACTGCAGCCCGCACCCACCGGATCATCCGGATCTGCGAGCGCCAAGGCGTTCCCATCCTGGCCGATCTTGCCTACCAGGGCGCCGGCACGTGGCTGACCACCGGCATCAAACGCAGGCCTCTGCAGGAACTCACCCCCACCGAGAGGACTCTCAATCAGGCACTGGCCGCAGCGCGAGTACCCGTCGAACGCGGCGTCGCGAGGCTGAAGTCCTGGCGGATCTTCCGCAGGTCCCGATGCAGCCCCAATCGCATGACGTCAATCGCCAAGGCCATCCTCACGCTGGAGCGGCAACGCTGA
- a CDS encoding UvrD-helicase domain-containing protein, giving the protein MTTSGVTLRLLDRADKEILKLPRTVKGAFFDFQHKFRTNPHTTGLKLQQLKGDHRLWSARVNDEYRALLLRLADDDWLIVSVKHRKDVYNRLSYGVNQVTGGIEYVDLEVVEDSVLGRLPGATAPAPAATPEPHPPAAPEPLPPVSRSEPLFTALSDLQLSELGVAEPLLPVIRTLTTEDQLLGLVEYAPQLTGEVLIALFDGASYDDVLDQVTRPVAATEPVDPDDFAAAARRPATVVTTTDEDLRGALESGDFGRWKSFLHPTQARLVERRYNGPARVGGGPGTGKTVVALHRVRHLVRQLPPGHDKPVLLTTYNKNLAADLRSRLLELGGEELLGRVDVSHVDQLALRVVREAEPGNGKQAIDDGQAVREWRALLDELGENTWDPEFLHEEWTQVILGQAVGSRTDYFRARRAGRGKSVGRGERAEIWQLAERFAQRLDRLGRQTWDQVAERAARLEMGREQRIRNIARQREEAGGLDNIHLQDGSGGRLRYRYRHIVVDEAQDLRPAHWKMLRAMAPRTSDDLFLVGDTHQRIYKNQVTLGSLGVNIRGRSAKLTLSYRTTRQILRSALAVLGETTYDDLDGGTETLAGYRSVLNGGLPAGHAFPDWEAEREGVAALITEWDTDPDTAVPHERIAVCVPTNQMATELGYTLKLHGVDSVEIRSDGPNGSTGVHIGTMFRFKGLEYQRMIIAGVTDGLVPREDVSRLRDREPARYRHEMQRARSLLFVAATRARDSVDVFWHGRPSPFLDSSWAQTDRGGR; this is encoded by the coding sequence ATGACCACCTCCGGCGTCACACTGCGCCTGCTCGACCGGGCCGACAAGGAGATCCTCAAGCTGCCCCGCACGGTCAAGGGCGCCTTCTTCGACTTCCAGCACAAGTTCAGGACGAACCCGCACACCACCGGCCTCAAACTCCAGCAGCTCAAGGGCGACCACCGGTTGTGGTCGGCACGCGTCAACGACGAGTACCGGGCCCTGCTGCTGCGCCTCGCCGACGACGACTGGCTGATCGTCTCCGTCAAGCACCGCAAGGACGTCTACAACCGGCTCTCGTACGGGGTCAACCAGGTCACCGGCGGCATCGAGTACGTCGATCTGGAGGTGGTGGAGGACAGCGTCCTGGGCAGGCTGCCCGGCGCGACCGCCCCGGCACCGGCCGCCACGCCCGAACCGCACCCGCCGGCCGCCCCCGAACCGCTCCCCCCGGTGTCGCGGTCCGAGCCCCTGTTCACGGCCCTCTCCGACCTTCAGTTGTCCGAACTCGGCGTCGCGGAACCCCTGCTGCCGGTCATCCGCACGCTCACCACCGAGGACCAGTTGCTGGGACTCGTCGAGTACGCGCCGCAGCTGACCGGCGAGGTGCTGATCGCCCTGTTCGACGGCGCGTCGTACGACGACGTGCTCGACCAGGTGACCCGACCGGTGGCCGCCACCGAGCCGGTCGACCCGGACGACTTCGCGGCCGCCGCCCGGCGACCGGCCACGGTCGTCACCACCACGGACGAGGACCTGCGCGGAGCCCTGGAGAGCGGTGACTTCGGCCGGTGGAAGAGCTTCCTGCACCCCACTCAGGCCAGACTCGTCGAGCGCCGCTACAACGGACCGGCACGGGTCGGAGGCGGGCCCGGCACGGGCAAGACCGTCGTCGCCCTGCACCGGGTACGCCACCTCGTCCGGCAACTCCCCCCGGGGCACGACAAGCCGGTCCTGCTCACCACCTACAACAAGAACCTCGCCGCCGACCTGCGCTCCCGGTTGCTGGAGCTGGGCGGTGAGGAACTGCTCGGCCGGGTCGACGTGAGTCACGTCGACCAGTTGGCGCTGCGCGTCGTCCGCGAGGCCGAACCCGGCAACGGCAAGCAGGCCATCGACGACGGGCAGGCCGTACGCGAGTGGCGCGCACTGCTCGACGAACTGGGCGAGAACACCTGGGACCCGGAATTCCTGCACGAGGAGTGGACCCAGGTCATCCTCGGCCAGGCGGTCGGCAGCCGCACCGACTACTTCCGTGCCCGGCGGGCCGGGCGCGGCAAGAGCGTCGGCCGCGGCGAGCGGGCCGAGATCTGGCAGCTCGCCGAACGCTTCGCCCAGCGGCTCGACCGGCTCGGGCGGCAGACCTGGGACCAGGTGGCGGAGCGCGCGGCGCGCCTGGAGATGGGCCGGGAACAACGCATCCGGAACATCGCGCGGCAGCGGGAGGAAGCGGGTGGCCTCGACAACATCCACCTGCAGGACGGCTCCGGAGGCCGGCTGCGCTACCGGTACCGCCACATCGTGGTGGACGAGGCCCAGGACCTGCGCCCCGCCCACTGGAAGATGCTGCGCGCCATGGCCCCCCGTACGTCGGACGACCTGTTCCTGGTGGGCGACACCCACCAGCGCATCTACAAGAACCAGGTGACGCTCGGCAGTCTGGGCGTCAACATCCGCGGCCGGTCCGCGAAGCTGACCCTCAGCTACCGCACCACGCGGCAGATCCTGCGCTCGGCCCTCGCAGTCCTGGGCGAGACGACGTACGACGATCTCGACGGCGGCACGGAGACCCTCGCCGGATACCGGTCCGTGCTCAACGGCGGCCTCCCGGCCGGGCACGCCTTCCCGGACTGGGAGGCCGAGCGGGAGGGTGTCGCCGCTCTGATCACGGAGTGGGACACGGACCCGGACACGGCTGTCCCGCACGAGCGGATCGCGGTGTGCGTCCCGACCAATCAGATGGCGACCGAGCTGGGGTACACGCTGAAGCTGCACGGCGTCGACTCGGTGGAGATCCGCTCCGACGGGCCGAACGGCTCCACCGGGGTGCACATCGGCACGATGTTCCGGTTCAAGGGGCTGGAGTACCAGCGGATGATCATCGCGGGCGTGACCGACGGGCTCGTTCCGCGCGAGGACGTGAGCCGACTGCGTGACCGTGAACCCGCCCGCTACCGGCACGAGATGCAGCGCGCCCGGTCCCTGCTCTTCGTGGCCGCGACCCGGGCTCGCGACAGTGTGGACGTCTTCTGGCACGGCAGGCCCAGCCCGTTCCTCGACAGCTCGTGGGCGCAGACCGACCGCGGCGGGAGGTGA